The Clostridia bacterium genome contains a region encoding:
- a CDS encoding rod shape-determining protein: MFEFFKNTFRFGTDIAIDLGTSTVLVYVKDRGIVIREPSVVAIDKKNGRIVKVGIEAQEMIGRTPKNIAVIKPLMDGVISDYEATEKMLKYFISKVNNSKLFKPRIVVCVPSSVTEVEQRAVIDATMHAGARSVHLIEEPIAAALGAGIDISKPYGTMIVDIGGGTTDIAVISMGGVVTGRSINVAGDKFDEAIKKYVRKKYNVAIGDRTAEEIKKQIGGVYFRSEPVSCTAKGRNLNTGMPQTITLTSEEAFEALEEPISEICEAIHRVMEDTPPELVGDITTRGITLTGGSTALYGIDLLLQRETGIQVEIAPDAASCVAIGTGQSLDRIGDMNVLVNNKYRNTISL, translated from the coding sequence ATGTTTGAATTTTTCAAAAACACGTTCCGTTTTGGAACAGATATAGCCATTGATCTTGGCACCTCCACCGTTTTGGTTTATGTAAAGGACAGAGGTATAGTGATTCGTGAGCCATCCGTAGTTGCCATCGACAAAAAGAACGGCAGAATTGTGAAGGTGGGTATCGAAGCACAGGAAATGATTGGCAGAACACCTAAAAACATTGCAGTTATCAAACCTTTGATGGACGGTGTAATTTCGGACTACGAGGCTACTGAGAAAATGCTGAAATATTTCATCAGCAAAGTCAACAATTCCAAGCTTTTCAAGCCACGGATTGTGGTGTGTGTGCCCAGCAGTGTAACCGAGGTTGAACAACGGGCAGTTATTGACGCGACCATGCATGCAGGCGCCAGAAGTGTGCATCTGATTGAAGAGCCAATCGCGGCGGCATTAGGTGCAGGTATTGACATTTCCAAGCCCTACGGTACCATGATTGTAGATATCGGTGGCGGCACCACCGACATTGCGGTGATTTCTATGGGCGGTGTAGTAACCGGGCGCTCCATCAACGTAGCCGGTGACAAATTTGATGAAGCCATCAAAAAATATGTGCGTAAAAAATACAATGTTGCCATTGGCGACCGTACCGCAGAAGAAATCAAAAAGCAAATCGGTGGCGTGTATTTCAGAAGCGAGCCGGTAAGCTGTACTGCCAAGGGCAGAAATTTAAACACAGGTATGCCCCAGACCATTACCCTTACCTCAGAAGAGGCGTTTGAGGCTTTGGAAGAACCTATTTCCGAAATCTGTGAAGCCATCCACCGTGTTATGGAGGATACACCTCCCGAGCTGGTTGGCGACATCACCACCCGCGGTATCACCTTAACCGGTGGCAGTACCGCCCTATATGGTATTGACTTGCTTCTGCAACGTGAAACCGGCATTCAGGTGGAAATCGCACCCGATGCGGCATCTTGTGTTGCCATCGGCACAGGTCAATCCCTTGACCGTATCGGTGATATGAACGTACTGGTAAATAACAAATACCGAAATACAATTTCACTTTAA